One stretch of Pelmatolapia mariae isolate MD_Pm_ZW linkage group LG3_W, Pm_UMD_F_2, whole genome shotgun sequence DNA includes these proteins:
- the LOC134624575 gene encoding tripartite motif-containing protein 16-like, whose amino-acid sequence MAQKGVQLDRETFSCSICLDLLKDPVTTACGHSYCRNCIKGFWDEEDRKGIHSCPQCRKTFTPRPVLEKNIMLAALVEQLKKTGLQAAPADHCYAGPEDVACDVCTGRKLKAIKYCLSCPASYCEKHLQPHYDAAPLKKHKLVAPSKKLQENICSRHDEVMKIFCRTDQQSICYLCTMDEHKGHETVPAAAERTEKQKELEVRRLNIQQRIQEREKDVKLLQQEVEAINGSADKAVEDSEKMFTELIRLIQKRSSDVKQQVRSQQETEVSRVKELQEKLEQEIAELKRKDGELEQLSHTEDHNQFLHNYPSLSALSESTHSSSINIRPLSYFEDVTAAVSETRDKLQDILREEWTNISLTVTEVDVLLSPTEPKTRAGFLKCSQEIKLDPNTANTHLLLSEGNRKATFMKQQQSYSDHPDRFTGLFQVLSRESLTGRCYWEVEWRGRGVGVAVTYKNIRRAGNVNECLFGNNDKSWALYCDTNSYIFQHNDVQTVLSGPRSSRVGVYLDHRAGILSFYSVSETMTLLHRVQTTFTQPLYAGLYIYGDGATAELIKVKKRRQVHVDP is encoded by the coding sequence ATGGCACAGAAAGGAGTTCAGCTGGACCGAGAAACCTTCTCTTGTTCcatctgtttggatctactgaaggatccggtgactacagcctgtggacacagctactgcagGAACTGTATTAAAGGTTTCTGGGATGAAGAGGACAGGAAgggaatccacagctgccctcagtgcaggAAGACTTTCACACCGAGGCCTGTCCTGGAGAAAAACATCATGTTAGCAGCTTtagtggagcagctgaagaagactggactccaagctgctccagctgatcactgctatgctggacctgaagatgtggcctgtgatgtctgcactgggaGGAAGCTGAAAGCCATCAAGTACTGTTTATCTTGTCCAGcctcttactgtgagaaacacctccAACCTCACTATGATGCAGctccattaaagaaacacaagctggtggccccctccaagaagctccaggagaacatctgctctcgtcatgatgaggtgatgaagattttctgtcgtactgatcagcagagtatctgttatctctgcacaatggatgaacataaaggccatgaaacagtcccagctgcagcagaaaggactgagaagcagaaggagctcgaggtgagacgactaaacatccagcagagaatccaggagcgagagaaagatgtgaagctgcttcaacaggaggtggaggccatcaatggctctgctgataaagcagtggaggacagtgagaagatgttcactgagctgatccgtctcatccagaaaagaagctctgatgtgaagcagcaggtcagatcccagcaggaaactgaagtgagtcgagtcaaagagcttcaggagaagctggagcaggagatcgctgagctgaagaggaaagacggcgagctggagcagctctcacacacagaggatcacaaccagtttctacacaactacccctcactgtcagcactcagtgagtctacacactcatccagcatcaatattcgtcctctgagctactttgaggatgtgacagcagctgtgtcagagaccagagataaactacaggacattctgagagaggaatggacaaacatctcactgacagtcactgaagtggatgttttactgtcaccaacagagccaaagaccagagctggattctTAAAATGTTCACAAGAAATCAaactggatccaaacacagcaaacacacatctgttattatctgaggggaacagaaaagcaacatttatgaaacaacaacagtcttattctgatcatccagacagattcactGGATTGTTTCAggtcctgagtagagagagtctgactggacgttgttactgggaggtggagtggagagggagaggagttGGTGTAGCAGTCACATACAAGAATATCAGGAGAGCAGGGAATGTAAATGAATGTTTATTTGGAAACAATGACAAATCTTGGGCATTATATTGTGACACAAACAGTTATATATTTCAACACAACGATGTCCAAACTGTCCTCTCAGGTCCTCGgtcctccagagtaggagtgtacctggatcacagagcaggtattctgtctttctacagcgtctctgaaaccatgactctcctccacagagtccagaccacattcactcagccgctctatgctggacttTATATTTATGGAGATGGAGCCACTGCAGAGTTGATTAAAGTCAAAAAGAGAAGACAGGTTCATGTTGATCCCTGA
- the LOC134624574 gene encoding oocyte zinc finger protein XlCOF6-like isoform X2 produces MSSTQKDQHGPRSQRSQEADKPHRRKREKTYSCDQCGRAFTHSSSLQSHLVTHSGIKAYSCDLCGKSFSTKGHLKLHQLIHSGVKAYSCDECGRAFTRSSHLQSHLVTHSGTKAYSCDECGKSFSRKDHLKQHQLIHSGVKAYSCDQCGRAFTHSSSLQRHLVNHSGIKAYSCDECGKEFTEKANLKLHQVIHTGERPFSCDLCGKSFSRKESLKKHQLIHSGVKAYSCDQCGRAFTRSSSLKNHLLTHSGIKAYSCDECGKDFAMKAKLKLHQVIHTGERPFSCDLCGKSFSRKGYLKQHQLIHSGVKAYSCDQCGRVFTHSSNLKTHLLIHSGIKAYSCDECGKEFTEKAKLKLHQVIHTGERPFSCDLCGKSFSRKDSLKQHQLIHSGVKAYSCDQCGRAFTHSSSLKNHLLTHSGIKAYSCDECGKDFAMKAKLKLHQVIHTGKRPFSCDLCGKSFSRKYHLQQHQLIHSGVKAYSCDQCGKAFTHSSSLKNHLLTHSGIKAYSCDECGKEFTEKAKLKQHQIIHTGERPFSCDLCGKSFSLKISLKRHQLIHSGVKAYSCDQCGRAFTQRGHLQSHLVTHSGIKAYSCDICGKTFSQRGHRNTHLRIHTRHDVYCCEQCSKEFTTDEKLQRHMFTHTEGRPYKCDLCEKTFKSPHYLRRHQQIHTRKRLYKCSYCEQSDTEGSSSQPCHHCGGGKDFRCDLCGKTFSCQADLKTHQHRHTGDKLKYCKECGRSFTTSRDLKRHELIHSGVKQHLCDQCGSSFTTAGDLKTHKRVHTGEKPHKHTQPHKHQRDHSGLKSLPSLDHSESEETERSSGFRVRLKKLEIRLHRVQIESFKLVLN; encoded by the exons atgagctcaacacagaag gaccaacatggaccaagaagtcagcgctctcaggaggccgacaaacctcacagaagaaagagagagaaaacatacagctgtgatcagtgtggcagagcttttactcacagtagcagcttacagagtcatctagttacccactctggaattaaggcatacagctgtgacttgtgtggaaagtctttttccacgAAGGGTCACCTAAAActacaccaactcatccacagtggagttaaagcgtacagctgtgacgagtgtggcagagcttttactcgcAGTAGCCActtacagagtcatctagttacccactctggaactaaggcatacagctgtgacgagtgtggaaagtctttttccaggaAGGATCACCtaaaacaacaccaactcatccacagtggggttaaagcgtacagctgtgatcagtgtggcagagcttttactcacagtagcagcttacagaggcatctagttaaccactctggaattaaggcatacagctgtgacgagtgtggcaAGGAGTTTACTGAGAAGGCTAACCTAAAacttcatcaggtcatccacactggagagagaccgttcagctgtgacttgtgtggaaagtctttttccaggaaggagtccctaaaaaaacaccaactcatccacagtggagttaaagcgtacagctgtgatcagtgtggcagagcttttactcgcAGTAGCAGCTTAAAGAATCATTTacttacccactctggaattaaggcatacagctgtgacgagtgtgggaaggattttgcTATGAAGGCTAAACTAAAacttcatcaggtcatccacactggagagagaccgttcagctgtgacttgtgtggaaagtctttttccaggaAGGGTTACCtaaaacaacaccaactcatccacagtggagttaaagcgtacagctgtgatcagtgtggcagagttTTTACTCACAGTAGCAACTTAAAGACTCATTTACTTatccactctggaattaaggcatacagctgtgacgagtgtggcaAGGAGTTTACTGAGAAGGCTAAACTAAAacttcatcaggtcatccacactggagagagaccgttcagctgtgacttgtgtggaaagtctttttccaggaAGGATTCCCtaaaacaacaccaactcatccacagtggagttaaagcgtacagctgtgatcagtgtggcagagcttttactcacagtagcaGCTTAAAGAATCATTTacttacccactctggaattaaggcatacagctgtgatgagtgtgggaaggattttgcTATGAAGGCTAAACTAAAacttcatcaggtcatccacactggaaagagaccgttcagctgtgacttgtgtggaaagtctttttccaggaAGTATCACCTAcaacaacaccaactcatccacagtggagttaaagcgtacagctgtgatcagtgtggcaaagcttttactcacagtagcaGCTTAAAGAATCATTTacttacccactctggaattaaggcatacagctgtgacgagtgtgggaaggagtTTACTGAGAAGGCTAAACTAAAACAGCATCAgatcatccacactggagagagaccgttcagctgtgacttgtgtggaaagtctttttccttgAAGATTTCCCTAAAacgacaccaactcatccacagtggagttaaagcatacagctgtgatcagtgtggcagagcttttactcaaagGGGTCActtacagagtcatctagttacccactctggaattaaggcatacagctgtgacatctgtggaaaaactttcagccagaGAGGGCACCGAAAtacacacctacgcattcacaccagacatgatgtgtactgCTGTGAACAATGTAGCAAAGAGTTTACAACAGACGAAAAGTTACAACgacacatgtttacccacactgagggacgaccttataaatgtgacctgtgtgagaagacttttaaatctccacattACCTGAGacgacaccaacagatccacaccagaaagagactctacaagtgcagttactgtgag cagagcgacacagaaggatccagttctcaaccctgtcatcactgtggtggtgggaaagactttCGTTGTGAcctctgtggaaaaactttcagttgCCAAGCTGACCTAAAAACACatcaacacagacacactggagacaaactgaaatactgcaaagaatgtgggagaagcttcACCACATCACGTGACTTAAAACGACATGAACTGattcacagtggggttaaacagcacctctgtgatcagtgtgggtcatccttcaccactgcaggtgaccttaaaacacacaaacgagtccacacaggagagaaaccacacaagcacacacaaccacacaaacatcagcgtgatcactCAGGGCTGAAATCTCTCCCGTCActggatcacagtgaatctgaagagacagaaagatcctctggTTTCAGAGTCAGACTCAAAaagcttgagatcaggctccacagagttcagatagaATCATTTAAACTTGTGTTGAACTGA
- the LOC134624574 gene encoding oocyte zinc finger protein XlCOF6-like isoform X1: MSSTQKDQHGPRSQRSQEADKPHRRKREKTYSCDQCGRAFTHSSSLQSHLVTHSGIKAYSCDLCGKSFSTKGHLKLHQLIHSGVKAYSCDECGRAFTRSSHLQSHLVTHSGTKAYSCDECGKSFSRKDHLKQHQLIHSGVKAYSCDQCGRAFTHSSSLQRHLVNHSGIKAYSCDECGKEFTEKANLKLHQVIHTGERPFSCDLCGKSFSRKESLKKHQLIHSGVKAYSCDQCGRAFTRSSSLKNHLLTHSGIKAYSCDECGKDFAMKAKLKLHQVIHTGERPFSCDLCGKSFSRKGYLKQHQLIHSGVKAYSCDQCGRVFTHSSNLKTHLLIHSGIKAYSCDECGKEFTEKAKLKLHQVIHTGERPFSCDLCGKSFSRKDSLKQHQLIHSGVKAYSCDQCGRAFTHSSSLKNHLLTHSGIKAYSCDECGKDFAMKAKLKLHQVIHTGKRPFSCDLCGKSFSRKYHLQQHQLIHSGVKAYSCDQCGKAFTHSSSLKNHLLTHSGIKAYSCDECGKEFTEKAKLKQHQIIHTGERPFSCDLCGKSFSLKISLKRHQLIHSGVKAYSCDQCGRAFTQRGHLQSHLVTHSGIKAYSCDICGKTFSQRGHRNTHLRIHTRHDVYCCEQCSKEFTTDEKLQRHMFTHTEGRPYKCDLCEKTFKSPHYLRRHQQIHTRKRLYKCSYCEKQSDTEGSSSQPCHHCGGGKDFRCDLCGKTFSCQADLKTHQHRHTGDKLKYCKECGRSFTTSRDLKRHELIHSGVKQHLCDQCGSSFTTAGDLKTHKRVHTGEKPHKHTQPHKHQRDHSGLKSLPSLDHSESEETERSSGFRVRLKKLEIRLHRVQIESFKLVLN; this comes from the exons atgagctcaacacagaag gaccaacatggaccaagaagtcagcgctctcaggaggccgacaaacctcacagaagaaagagagagaaaacatacagctgtgatcagtgtggcagagcttttactcacagtagcagcttacagagtcatctagttacccactctggaattaaggcatacagctgtgacttgtgtggaaagtctttttccacgAAGGGTCACCTAAAActacaccaactcatccacagtggagttaaagcgtacagctgtgacgagtgtggcagagcttttactcgcAGTAGCCActtacagagtcatctagttacccactctggaactaaggcatacagctgtgacgagtgtggaaagtctttttccaggaAGGATCACCtaaaacaacaccaactcatccacagtggggttaaagcgtacagctgtgatcagtgtggcagagcttttactcacagtagcagcttacagaggcatctagttaaccactctggaattaaggcatacagctgtgacgagtgtggcaAGGAGTTTACTGAGAAGGCTAACCTAAAacttcatcaggtcatccacactggagagagaccgttcagctgtgacttgtgtggaaagtctttttccaggaaggagtccctaaaaaaacaccaactcatccacagtggagttaaagcgtacagctgtgatcagtgtggcagagcttttactcgcAGTAGCAGCTTAAAGAATCATTTacttacccactctggaattaaggcatacagctgtgacgagtgtgggaaggattttgcTATGAAGGCTAAACTAAAacttcatcaggtcatccacactggagagagaccgttcagctgtgacttgtgtggaaagtctttttccaggaAGGGTTACCtaaaacaacaccaactcatccacagtggagttaaagcgtacagctgtgatcagtgtggcagagttTTTACTCACAGTAGCAACTTAAAGACTCATTTACTTatccactctggaattaaggcatacagctgtgacgagtgtggcaAGGAGTTTACTGAGAAGGCTAAACTAAAacttcatcaggtcatccacactggagagagaccgttcagctgtgacttgtgtggaaagtctttttccaggaAGGATTCCCtaaaacaacaccaactcatccacagtggagttaaagcgtacagctgtgatcagtgtggcagagcttttactcacagtagcaGCTTAAAGAATCATTTacttacccactctggaattaaggcatacagctgtgatgagtgtgggaaggattttgcTATGAAGGCTAAACTAAAacttcatcaggtcatccacactggaaagagaccgttcagctgtgacttgtgtggaaagtctttttccaggaAGTATCACCTAcaacaacaccaactcatccacagtggagttaaagcgtacagctgtgatcagtgtggcaaagcttttactcacagtagcaGCTTAAAGAATCATTTacttacccactctggaattaaggcatacagctgtgacgagtgtgggaaggagtTTACTGAGAAGGCTAAACTAAAACAGCATCAgatcatccacactggagagagaccgttcagctgtgacttgtgtggaaagtctttttccttgAAGATTTCCCTAAAacgacaccaactcatccacagtggagttaaagcatacagctgtgatcagtgtggcagagcttttactcaaagGGGTCActtacagagtcatctagttacccactctggaattaaggcatacagctgtgacatctgtggaaaaactttcagccagaGAGGGCACCGAAAtacacacctacgcattcacaccagacatgatgtgtactgCTGTGAACAATGTAGCAAAGAGTTTACAACAGACGAAAAGTTACAACgacacatgtttacccacactgagggacgaccttataaatgtgacctgtgtgagaagacttttaaatctccacattACCTGAGacgacaccaacagatccacaccagaaagagactctacaagtgcagttactgtgag aagcagagcgacacagaaggatccagttctcaaccctgtcatcactgtggtggtgggaaagactttCGTTGTGAcctctgtggaaaaactttcagttgCCAAGCTGACCTAAAAACACatcaacacagacacactggagacaaactgaaatactgcaaagaatgtgggagaagcttcACCACATCACGTGACTTAAAACGACATGAACTGattcacagtggggttaaacagcacctctgtgatcagtgtgggtcatccttcaccactgcaggtgaccttaaaacacacaaacgagtccacacaggagagaaaccacacaagcacacacaaccacacaaacatcagcgtgatcactCAGGGCTGAAATCTCTCCCGTCActggatcacagtgaatctgaagagacagaaagatcctctggTTTCAGAGTCAGACTCAAAaagcttgagatcaggctccacagagttcagatagaATCATTTAAACTTGTGTTGAACTGA